Genomic DNA from Candidatus Saccharimonadia bacterium:
CGCCGCGGCGGGCGACGGAGCCAACACGATAGCGCGCCGGGGCGTCCTGTCTTGAGATGAGGGGTTCACAACCTTCATCAAGGCAGGAGCATCCCCCATGACCGACAAGGCCATAAGCCCGCTGCGGCAGCGCATGATCGAAGACATGACGATCCGCAAGTTCGCACCGAAGACCCAACATGACTACGTGCAGAGGGTCAAGCACTTCGCCGCTTTCCTCGGCCGCTCGCCCGATACCGCCAGCTTCGAAGACGTACGCCGCTATCAGCTTCATTTGGCGACGAGTGGCGCCGGCGTTCCTACCCTCAACCAAAGCGTTTCGACACTGCGGTTCTTTTTCAACATCACGCTTGGACGTGCCGACATCGTGAACCATACCCAATTTATCCACGTGCCACGCAAGCTGCCGGTCGTCCTGAGCCCGGAAGAAGTTGCGCGTTTTCTCGATGCGGCGCCGGGGCTCAAATACAAGGTGGCATTGAGTGTGGCCTATGGAGCCGGATTGCGAGTGTCCGAAGTGGTTGCGCTGAAGGTATCCGACATCGACAGTAAGCGCATGGTGATCCGGATCGAACAGGGCAAGGGCCACAAAGACCGCTACGTGATGCTTTCACCGCATCTGCTCGAGCTGTTGCGCGCCTGGTACAACGCGGCACGCCCACAAGGGTGGCTGTTTCCCGGAATGAACCCGATCAACCCGATGACGGCGCGCCAGCTCAGGCGCGCCTGCGATACCGCGGCCCAGATGGCCGAGATCGGCAAGCCGGTGTCCCCGCACACCCTTCGTCACAGCTTTGCGACGCATCTTCTGGAGCAGAACACCGATATCAGGGTGATCCAGGTCTTGTTGGGGCACGCCAAGCTCGACACCACCGCGCTCTATACACGTGTCGCCACCAAGACCATCCGGGAGATCGTGAGCCCGCTCGATCGCATTACGGCCAAGCTCAAGGAGGGCGCCGAACCGCCCGCCTGACGCGAGGCTTATCGTGTCGCGTCCATCGCTGGAGGTCGCGGACATCTTCCGCGGCCACGGCCCGGCATGGCGCCGGGCCAATGCCGGCCATGTCGGCCTCGGCCAATTGAAGGTGATGTCGGCGATCGAGAACTGCCGCACGGCGGCGCTCGGCGGGCATGTCGCGCGCTGCGAGGAGTGCGCGCACAGCCAGATATCGTACAACTCTTGCCGCAACCGGCACTGCCCGAAGTGCCAGGGCGCGGCGGCAAAGGAATGGCTGGCGGCGCGCGAGGCCGATCTGCTGCCGGTGCCGTATTATCATGTGGTGTTCACCCTGCCGGCGGCCATCGCCGATATCGCCTACCAGAACAAGGCTGTCATCTACGACTTGCTGTTCAAGGTCTCGGCCGAGACCCTGATCACGATCGCGGCCGACCCAAAACACCTCGGCGCCCGCGTCGGCATTACCTCGGTTCTCCATACCTGGGGTTCGGCCATGACCCATCATCCGCACGTCCACATGATCGTACCGGGCGGCGGCATCTCGCTCGACGGCGAGCGTTGGGTGGCGTGCCGGCCCGGCTTCTTCCTGCCGGTGCGCGTGCTCTCGCGCCTGTTTCGCCGGCTGTTCCTGGAGAAGCTGATCGCGGCCCATGAGGCAGGCCGCCTGAAGTTCTTCGGCTGTCACGCCGCGCTCGAAGACACGCAGGCGTTCGCGGCGTATCTGGCACCGCTACGCCGAACCGAATGGGTCGTCTATGCCAAGCGCCCGCTCGGCACCCCACAGGCCGTGCTGGCCTATCTGTCGCGCTATACCCATCGTGTCGCCATCGCCAACAGCCGGCTGATCGCCTGCGACCGCTCCGGCGTGACCTTCCGATGGAAGGACTATCGTGCCGATGGTCGCGAGCGCCAGAAGGCCATGACACTCGCCACCGGCGAGTTTATCCGCCGCTTCCTGATCCACGTCCTGCCGAGCGGCTTCCACCGCATCCGCCACTACGGCCTGCTCGCCAGCGGCACGCGCGCCGACAACATCGCCCGAGCGCGCCGTCAGCTCGACGTGCTTGCGGCACAGCCCGAGGCCGGGAGTACCAATTGCGCTGAGGCCAACGAGCCCACGCCGCTCGTGCACCCATGTCCGTGTTGCGGCGGCCGCATGATCATCATCGAGAGATTCCAGCGCGGCTGCTCGCCACGCTCCCCGCCGGCGACATCTCCAATCGTGATCAGGATCGACACGTCATGATCAAGGTCGCGCGCCGCACAATTGCAGGCTTGCACTTCTGCTTCGCTCGACCGGCAATGATCAGCTTCGCCTTTGCGCCGCTCTCGATAGCTGGCTTACCGTTCGATCTCCGCTATACGACCCCGGCTCTACTTGTCGCGATCGGCAGCGGATCCCTCACCCCTTCCGATCGCTTCCCAAACAACCGCTCAATGCACCTCGCCAACAGACCGCCAGCGACAAAATCTCCATAACGTCTGACGCGCGGCCTCGCCACATCTCCCGCGCTTTCCTCCTTTGGAGGTTTGCGTACGCCGGCCCCTGCCGTCCGCCGCCTCACCATTCATGGGGCCGCCATCCGCAAACCTTCACAATACCGGACTGACTTGCCATTTTCCAGGCATATTTGAAAAACGGATTGTTGCATTAAAGTTACTGCAATGCAGCCTTCGCAAGACTAACACGGAGAGTGGCTTCGTCCGTGGGGCCCCAAGTGCAAAGGTACAGTGCGTGGTGGCTTGGTGGGGAGTCAGTTGCTATGTGGAGTGGCTTTCCTCGTCGCAGGCTAGATTGGGCAGCCGCTGTTCTAATTTCCTTCATTTTGGTCGGTTGCGCTGCCAGACCTGGCCCGGAGGTGCTGATGCCCGTGGCGGCCTCGTCTGGCGAAAAGACGCTGCAGATCTATGTGGCGACCACGCGTGAGCGCGAGATTCCGTCGGGGAACGTATTTACTGCGAACCGCGCCAATGCGCTCAACTTTGCAAAGTTTGTCGTCTCGGTGCCGCCCAACCACAAGTCCGGCAATGTCGAAATGCCGACCGCAACCCCCGATCCACGGAGCAACTTTGCTGTAGTGGATCAGGCCGTGTTGAGCGAAGCCGATTTTCGCAAAGCCGTCGCTCCGCAAGGCGATACTCGGCGAAAAAAGCACAAAGCCTTCGTTTTCGTGCACGGGTTTAACAGCAACTTCCAAGAGTCGCTGTTCCGAATCGCCCAATTGCAGGCGGACATCAAAATCGACGGGATTCCGATTCTGTTCTCCTGGCCATCGCAAGGTCAGGTAGCTGCCTATGAAATGGACAAGCAATCGGCACACTATTCTCGCGACTATCTGATGGCTTTACTAACAATGTTAAGCAGCAGCCCCGAGGTCAGCGACATTATGGTGGTAGCCCACAGCATGGGTGCCATGTTGACCGTTGACGCTCTGCGCCAGCTTCGTATCGAAGGCAAAGACCGAGTGATCGCCCGGCTAGGCCGTGTTGTGCTGGCGGCGCCCGACATCAACGCGAAAACG
This window encodes:
- a CDS encoding alpha/beta fold hydrolase, which gives rise to MPVAASSGEKTLQIYVATTREREIPSGNVFTANRANALNFAKFVVSVPPNHKSGNVEMPTATPDPRSNFAVVDQAVLSEADFRKAVAPQGDTRRKKHKAFVFVHGFNSNFQESLFRIAQLQADIKIDGIPILFSWPSQGQVAAYEMDKQSAHYSRDYLMALLTMLSSSPEVSDIMVVAHSMGAMLTVDALRQLRIEGKDRVIARLGRVVLAAPDINAKTFRAQVQAIGPLKPPLLVLVSKDDGALRVSSFLDGGIARAGDINVDDPVVREAALKEKVQIVDISRLAKHDDLGHDQFVSVAVLYSRLHDQAARYRNTAGTFIFADDDETFLRPIDIGNQVAAQ
- a CDS encoding IS91 family transposase: MSRPSLEVADIFRGHGPAWRRANAGHVGLGQLKVMSAIENCRTAALGGHVARCEECAHSQISYNSCRNRHCPKCQGAAAKEWLAAREADLLPVPYYHVVFTLPAAIADIAYQNKAVIYDLLFKVSAETLITIAADPKHLGARVGITSVLHTWGSAMTHHPHVHMIVPGGGISLDGERWVACRPGFFLPVRVLSRLFRRLFLEKLIAAHEAGRLKFFGCHAALEDTQAFAAYLAPLRRTEWVVYAKRPLGTPQAVLAYLSRYTHRVAIANSRLIACDRSGVTFRWKDYRADGRERQKAMTLATGEFIRRFLIHVLPSGFHRIRHYGLLASGTRADNIARARRQLDVLAAQPEAGSTNCAEANEPTPLVHPCPCCGGRMIIIERFQRGCSPRSPPATSPIVIRIDTS
- a CDS encoding tyrosine-type recombinase/integrase — translated: MTDKAISPLRQRMIEDMTIRKFAPKTQHDYVQRVKHFAAFLGRSPDTASFEDVRRYQLHLATSGAGVPTLNQSVSTLRFFFNITLGRADIVNHTQFIHVPRKLPVVLSPEEVARFLDAAPGLKYKVALSVAYGAGLRVSEVVALKVSDIDSKRMVIRIEQGKGHKDRYVMLSPHLLELLRAWYNAARPQGWLFPGMNPINPMTARQLRRACDTAAQMAEIGKPVSPHTLRHSFATHLLEQNTDIRVIQVLLGHAKLDTTALYTRVATKTIREIVSPLDRITAKLKEGAEPPA